Proteins found in one Cricetulus griseus strain 17A/GY chromosome X, alternate assembly CriGri-PICRH-1.0, whole genome shotgun sequence genomic segment:
- the LOC118239434 gene encoding mortality factor 4-like protein 2, whose protein sequence is MGVELKWPQVLKACLVEDWDLVNNQKQLFQLPAEKNVDHILANYVTFVKSQGKSDNTVYSIVELLYTTREYFNKILGTQLLSQFEKPQYAEMLLAYPDIPISRIYGAPHLLRLLVNIGAELAHWSLSRQSLMSVSSYMHSFLNFLAENSTSLFSSSNYKMASPEYCFKAL, encoded by the coding sequence ATGGGAGTTGAATTGAAATGGCCTCAAGTACTAAAAGCATGTCTTGTTGAGGACTGGGACTTGGTTAATAATCAGAAGCAGTTATTCCAACTccctgctgagaagaatgtagaTCATATTCTCGCAAACTATGTGACTTTCGTGAAGTCACAGGGAAAGTCTGATAACACGGTTTATTCCATTGTTGAACTTCTGTATACAACTAGAGAGTATTTTAATAAGATTCTGGGCACTCAGCTGCTCAGCCAGTTTGAAAAACCCCAGTATGCCGAAATGCTCCTTGCTTATCCAGATATTCCGATATCTCGGATTTATGGGGCTCCACACCTCCTGCGATTACTTGTGAACATTGGGGCTGAATTGGCCCATTGGTCACTTAGTAGGCAGAGTCTTATGTCAGTGTCCAGCTATATGCACAGTTTCCTTAATTTCCTAGCAGAGAATTCCACCTCTCTGTTTAGTTCGAGCAATTACAAAATGGCTTCTCCTGAATATTGCTTCAAAGCCCTGTGA